A single window of Toxotes jaculatrix isolate fToxJac2 chromosome 4, fToxJac2.pri, whole genome shotgun sequence DNA harbors:
- the sumo2a gene encoding small ubiquitin like modifier 2a: MADEKPKEGVKTENNEHINLKVAGQDGSVVQFKIKRHTPLSKLMKAYCERQGLSMRQIRFRFDGQPINETDTPSQLEMEDEDTIDVFQQQTGGSSL; the protein is encoded by the exons ATGGCAGACGAAAAACCCAAG GAGGGAGTGAAGACAGAGAACAATGAGCACATCAACCTGAAGGTGGCAGGGCAGGATGGCTCAGTGGTGCAGTTCAAGATCAAAAGGCACACTCCGCTCAGCAAACTGATGAAAGCTTATTGTGAACGACAG GGGCTGTCAATGAGGCAAATACGATTTCGATTTGATGGTCAGCCCATCAATGAAACAGACACACCCTCGCAG CTAGAAATGGAGGATGAAGATACAATTGATGTGTTCCAACAGCAAACCGGAGGCTCTTCTCTTTAA
- the gga3a gene encoding ADP-ribosylation factor-binding protein GGA3a isoform X1: MADDGESLESWLNKATNPSNRQEDWEYIMGFCDQINKELEGPQISVRLLAHKVQSPQEWEALQALTVLEACMKNCGRRFHNEVGKFRFLNELIKVVSPKYLGDKVSEKVKSKVIEMLYSWTMSLPDEAKIAEAYQMLKSQGIVLVDPEISLDATLIPSHSPRPKNPVFDDEKKTKRLAELLKSKKPEDLQEANRLIKNMVKEDEVRTQKVTKQKSTLEAVNNSVKLLNEMLAHFSPEDSTDGDKELIRELYGDCDKLRQTVFQLATETEDNDSSLGDILQASDDLSHVINAYKKIVEGQTINGETEEAQQTRTPVKQGTGHTNQSEILIDLVGLDVQSPSPPEQHPPSSSLSFPSDLLCGSAATDPQSPTHSAPSAALSLLDEELLSLGLNEPVPVGHSQDLHLFNTTAPSGPTFSTSSLFPDALTATITPTSPTKSSTTASALSFPGPVLSTPPVFTESVSTTSVIFPQPLSSVLTSVAPTALPQSLSMTLPAPSATQVTPQQVSTSPRASHSPSASLSNNLQDLALLDLGSPKNTPAVMDFGSLLVKSEERPATASSSLSVSSTTSTSLLLAGMQGGSTPPPSKSQADDSPVLRSLSPILPLSQASPDRGQEVSLANVFVPLDAIKPSKVCPVTAYDKDGVRVLLHFAKDCPPGRPDVLVIVASMVNTAPQPVRSIVLQAAVPKTMKVKLQPPSGTELTPFNPILPPAAITQVMLLANPLKEKVRMRYKLTFTLGEQPVTEVGEVNEFPPADRWGAL, from the exons ATGGCGGACGATGGAGAGTCTTTGGAGTCTTGGCTTA ACAAAGCCACTAACCCTTCCAACAGACAGGAAGACTGGGAGTATATAATGGGATTCTGTGACCAAATCAATAAGGAGCTAGAAGG CCCACAAATATCCGTCAGACTGCTGGCTCACAAGGTTCAGTCCCCTCAGGAATGGGAGGCGCTACAAGCATTAACG GTTCTTGAGGCTTGTATGAAGAACTGTGGGCGAAGGTTTCACAATGAAGTGGGGAAATTTaggtttttaaatgaattaattaagGTGGTTTCACCCAAA TACCTAGGAGACAAAGTATCGGAAAAGGTGAAGTCAAAAGTGATTGAGATGCTGTACAGTTGGACTATGTCTCTACCAGATGAGGCAAAGATCGCCGAAGCATATCAGATGCTGAAGTCTCAGG gtaTTGTTTTAGTTGACCCAGAAATCTCTCTTGATGCCACACTAATACCATCACATTCTCCGCGACCCAAGAATCCTGTGTTTGATGACGAGAAGAAGACTAAG AGATTGGCGGAGCTGCTGAAGAGCAAAAAGCCTGAAGATCTGCAAGAGGCAAATCGGCTCATCAAGAACATGGTGAAGGAG gACGAAGTGAGAACACAGAAagtgacaaagcaaaaaagcaCACTGGAGGCAGTCAACAACAGCGTCAAACTCCTTAACGAGATGCTCGCTCACTTCAGCCCAGAAGACTCCACGGACGGAGACAAGGAGCTCATTAGG GAGTTGTACGGTGATTGTGACAAGCTTAGGCAAACTGTGTTTCAGCTCGCTACTGAGACTGAGGACAATGACAGCAGCTTGG GGGACATACTGCAGGCCAGTGATGACCTCTCGCATGTTATTAATGCTTACAAGAAGATTGTGGAAGGACAGACCATCAATGGAGAGACTGAAGAAGCACAGCAAACACGAACACCAGTCAAACAAG GTACCGGCCACACAAACCAATCCGAGATTCTGATTGACCTGGTGGGTCTGGATGTCCAGAGCCCCTCTCCACCAGAACAACACCCCCCctcatcttctctgtcttttccttctGACCTGCTGTGTGGGTCTGCTGCCACTGACCCTCAGTCCCCGACCCACAGTGcaccctctgcagctctctctctgctggatgaAGAGCTACTATCCTTAG GCCTCAATGAACCCGTTCCTGTT GGTCACAGTCAGGATTTGCATCTTTTTAACACTACTGCGCCTTCTGGTCCTACATTTTCTACATCTTCACTTTTTCCAGATGCCCTCACTGCAACAATAACCCCAACTAGCCCTACCAAGTCTTCTACAACTGCCTCTGCTTTAAGCTTCCCTGGCCCTGTCCTGTCAACACCTCCTGTTTTTACAGAATCCGTCTCGACAACATCAGTCATATTCCCACAGCCCCTCAGTTCAGTATTAACTTCCGTGGCCCCGACTGCTCTTCCTCAGTCACTCAGCATGACCTTGCCCGCTCCTTCAGCAACCCAGGTCACTCCTCAACAGGTCTCCACTTCACCTAGAGCTTCCCACTCTCCTTCAGCTTCTCTCAGTAACAATCTACAAGACCTTGCCTTGCTGGATCTGGGCAGTCCAAAAAA TACACCAGCTGTAATGGACTTTGGCAGCTTGCTGGTAAAAAGTGAGGAGCGTCCAGCTACCGCGTCTTCCAGTCTTAGTGTCTCCTCGACCACATCCACCTCACTGCTCTTAGCAGGGATGCAAGGGGGCTCCACTCCTCCACCTTCTAAGAGTCAGGCAGATGACAGCCCTGTGTTGCGCTCTCTGTCCCCTATCCTCCCTCTGAGCCAGGCCAGTCCAGACAGGGGACAGGAAGTGTCCCTGGCCAATGTCTTTGTTCCTTTGGATGCTATCAAGCCAA GTAAAGTGTGTCCTGTGACAGCATATGATAAAGATGGTGTCCGTGTTCTGCTGCATTTTGCCAAGGATTGTCCACCAGGCAGGCCTGATGTACTGGTGATAGTGGCGTCCATGGTTAACACAGCCCCGCAACCTGTTAGGAGCATTGTTCTGCAGGCAGCTGTACCCAAG ACAATGAAAGTGAAACTGCAGCCACCTTCAGGGACAGAGCTGACACCTTTTAATCCAATTCTCCCCCCTGCGGCCATCACTCAGGTCATGTTGCTTGCCAATCCTCTCAAG GAGAAGGTTCGGATGAGGTACAAACTGACATTCACACTGGGAGAGCAGCCGGTCACAGAAGTGGGGGAGGTGAATGAGTTCCCGCCTGCTGACAGATGGGGTGCTCTATAG
- the gga3a gene encoding ADP-ribosylation factor-binding protein GGA3a isoform X2 — translation MADDGESLESWLNKATNPSNRQEDWEYIMGFCDQINKELEGPQISVRLLAHKVQSPQEWEALQALTVLEACMKNCGRRFHNEVGKFRFLNELIKVVSPKYLGDKVSEKVKSKVIEMLYSWTMSLPDEAKIAEAYQMLKSQGIVLVDPEISLDATLIPSHSPRPKNPVFDDEKKTKRLAELLKSKKPEDLQEANRLIKNMVKEDEVRTQKVTKQKSTLEAVNNSVKLLNEMLAHFSPEDSTDGDKELIRELYGDCDKLRQTVFQLATETEDNDSSLGDILQASDDLSHVINAYKKIVEGQTINGETEEAQQTRTPVKQGTGHTNQSEILIDLVGLDVQSPSPPEQHPPSSSLSFPSDLLCGSAATDPQSPTHSAPSAALSLLDEELLSLGLNEPVPVGHSQDLHLFNTTAPSGPTFSTSSLFPDALTATITPTSPTKSSTTASALSFPGPVLSTPPVFTESVSTTSVIFPQPLSSVLTSVAPTALPQSLSMTLPAPSATQVTPQQVSTSPRASHSPSASLSNNLQDLALLDLGSPKNTPAVMDFGSLLVKSEERPATASSSLSVSSTTSTSLLLAGMQGGSTPPPSKSQADDSPVLRSLSPILPLSQASPDRGQEVSLANVFVPLDAIKPSEFQEIGFMLV, via the exons ATGGCGGACGATGGAGAGTCTTTGGAGTCTTGGCTTA ACAAAGCCACTAACCCTTCCAACAGACAGGAAGACTGGGAGTATATAATGGGATTCTGTGACCAAATCAATAAGGAGCTAGAAGG CCCACAAATATCCGTCAGACTGCTGGCTCACAAGGTTCAGTCCCCTCAGGAATGGGAGGCGCTACAAGCATTAACG GTTCTTGAGGCTTGTATGAAGAACTGTGGGCGAAGGTTTCACAATGAAGTGGGGAAATTTaggtttttaaatgaattaattaagGTGGTTTCACCCAAA TACCTAGGAGACAAAGTATCGGAAAAGGTGAAGTCAAAAGTGATTGAGATGCTGTACAGTTGGACTATGTCTCTACCAGATGAGGCAAAGATCGCCGAAGCATATCAGATGCTGAAGTCTCAGG gtaTTGTTTTAGTTGACCCAGAAATCTCTCTTGATGCCACACTAATACCATCACATTCTCCGCGACCCAAGAATCCTGTGTTTGATGACGAGAAGAAGACTAAG AGATTGGCGGAGCTGCTGAAGAGCAAAAAGCCTGAAGATCTGCAAGAGGCAAATCGGCTCATCAAGAACATGGTGAAGGAG gACGAAGTGAGAACACAGAAagtgacaaagcaaaaaagcaCACTGGAGGCAGTCAACAACAGCGTCAAACTCCTTAACGAGATGCTCGCTCACTTCAGCCCAGAAGACTCCACGGACGGAGACAAGGAGCTCATTAGG GAGTTGTACGGTGATTGTGACAAGCTTAGGCAAACTGTGTTTCAGCTCGCTACTGAGACTGAGGACAATGACAGCAGCTTGG GGGACATACTGCAGGCCAGTGATGACCTCTCGCATGTTATTAATGCTTACAAGAAGATTGTGGAAGGACAGACCATCAATGGAGAGACTGAAGAAGCACAGCAAACACGAACACCAGTCAAACAAG GTACCGGCCACACAAACCAATCCGAGATTCTGATTGACCTGGTGGGTCTGGATGTCCAGAGCCCCTCTCCACCAGAACAACACCCCCCctcatcttctctgtcttttccttctGACCTGCTGTGTGGGTCTGCTGCCACTGACCCTCAGTCCCCGACCCACAGTGcaccctctgcagctctctctctgctggatgaAGAGCTACTATCCTTAG GCCTCAATGAACCCGTTCCTGTT GGTCACAGTCAGGATTTGCATCTTTTTAACACTACTGCGCCTTCTGGTCCTACATTTTCTACATCTTCACTTTTTCCAGATGCCCTCACTGCAACAATAACCCCAACTAGCCCTACCAAGTCTTCTACAACTGCCTCTGCTTTAAGCTTCCCTGGCCCTGTCCTGTCAACACCTCCTGTTTTTACAGAATCCGTCTCGACAACATCAGTCATATTCCCACAGCCCCTCAGTTCAGTATTAACTTCCGTGGCCCCGACTGCTCTTCCTCAGTCACTCAGCATGACCTTGCCCGCTCCTTCAGCAACCCAGGTCACTCCTCAACAGGTCTCCACTTCACCTAGAGCTTCCCACTCTCCTTCAGCTTCTCTCAGTAACAATCTACAAGACCTTGCCTTGCTGGATCTGGGCAGTCCAAAAAA TACACCAGCTGTAATGGACTTTGGCAGCTTGCTGGTAAAAAGTGAGGAGCGTCCAGCTACCGCGTCTTCCAGTCTTAGTGTCTCCTCGACCACATCCACCTCACTGCTCTTAGCAGGGATGCAAGGGGGCTCCACTCCTCCACCTTCTAAGAGTCAGGCAGATGACAGCCCTGTGTTGCGCTCTCTGTCCCCTATCCTCCCTCTGAGCCAGGCCAGTCCAGACAGGGGACAGGAAGTGTCCCTGGCCAATGTCTTTGTTCCTTTGGATGCTATCAAGCCAAGTGAGTTCCAGGAGATAGGCTTTatgcttgt GTAA